Sequence from the Nitrospinaceae bacterium genome:
AAACTCCCAGGGCGCGTTCGATCCTGAGAGCGTCTGTGGTTTTGATGGAAGACGCATACAGAGGATCGACCGCCTGCAATTCTTCGTGCAGTGGCTCGATACCTTTTTCGCCGATTTCGGATTGGATTTCATTTTTTATTTCCACGGAAATAGGGGCCGCGCAATCGTAATCTTGAGTCAGAACCTTTATATAAAGACCGGTGCCACCCACCATGATGGGGATTTTGCCCTTCTGCAAAATTTCCCGCACGTGTTTTAAGGCTCTCACTTTAAAATCGAAGGCATTAAAACCTTCCTCCGGTTCCAGAATATCGATGAGGTGGTGAACGATTCGTTGGCGGACTTCTTTTGAGGGTTTGGCGGTTCCGATATCGAAGTGTTTATAGACCTGCATCGAATCGGCGTTGATGATTTCAGTATTGAGCTTTTCAGCCAACGCCACTGCCGCATCGCTTTTCCCCGATGTCGTCGGACCGGTCAGTATGATCAAAGGAATCATAAATGTGTTCCATCTCTTCCGTGAATGAGTTGTTTTCCTTGTATACGTAAAGCGGAGGTTCCACACTGCAATTCGTTTGGCAGCCTTTGATCCCCTCTACGAGAAAAATTTTAGCATCCGTCCCCCGGCTTCCGTGAATAAAACGTAAGCGGGAGGGAAAAAGTTCATGGTTCTTCATCTCAGAAAGCACTTCGGACAACCGGTGCGGGGGATAGGTCAGAGCAATTTTTCCTCCCGCTTTTAACAGGCAGGCGCTGTCTTTCAGAATCGAATGAAGATTGAGCAGAAGCTCATGTCTGGCAATGGCTTTTTCTTCGTTGGGATTTGTGCGTCCGGTATTCCTCTTCCGGTAGGGCGGGTTGGAGATGACCAGATCAAAGACATCATTTCCCAAAGTTTCCGCCACTTGCGAAAAATTCCCGTGAATAACTTGAATATGGTTTAAAAGTCCATTTTTAGCCACATTTTGCCTGGCGAGGTCGTTGAGAGATTTCTGAATTTCAACGGCAATGATTTGCAACTGCGGTTCCCGGGTCATCAAGAGAAGGGGGATGACCCCGCACCCGGTTCCTATGTCGAGAACCTCAAACCCCGGTTCCAAGTGAATGAAGTTCGCCAGTAGAAAAGGCTCAATGGAATACCGGTAACCTTGAGCGTTTTGTTCAATATCCATAAGCTAAAATCTTTGCAGCTGCTTCATAGCCACCGAAGCAATTGGATCAGAAAGCAATTGTATCGCAGTGCATTTCATCTTGTTCGCCGAACTTAATATTTGTTCCGGGCAGGGCCTATATCTCATTGTAATTTAATATTTTAACGAAAATCCGGCGGTTTGGCAATCGGGTCTTTTCTGAGTTTTCTGGGCTTCCTGGGAAAATCGCTTATTTTTGATGGGTCGTTGTATAATGGCCGAGTCGAACACATAAAACCAAAAGTTAAATTTTTCAATATCATGGCAAAGAAAAACCTGACCGGGGAATGGACGAGTCGAATCGCGGCGGAGTACGAAGTCCTTCACCAGGTGGCAAAAATTTTGCAGAATGGTTGCAGCACTCAGGATATGCTGCAACAAATTTTAAAGGTCATCACTCGCTTCGATGATTTGAAGGTCGAGCGCAAAGCCGGGATTTTCCTGGCGGATGAAGAAACGCAGGTGTTGCGGTTGTTTGCCACCATCGGAGAGTTTTCTGAAGAGTTTTTAGATACGGAGAAAGTGGTTCCCTTCGGAGAATGCCTTTGTGGCCGGGTTGCCGTTTCAGGCGAGTTACTGATGAGCGAAAGCTGTTTCACAGATTCCAGGCATGAGAGAAAATACTCCGGCATGACTCCCCACGGTCATTACATCGTTCCCCTTAAAAGCCGCGATAAACTGGTGGGCGTCCTATTTCTATACACCGATGTGCAGCCCTCCTGGTATCGGCACAGCCAGGAGGTTCTCATTTCCATTGGCGGCTTGATCGCCGACGCCATCGAACACAGTCGTAGTGAAGAACGGTTAAAAGCGAGTTGTCAGCGATTGGAACGGGAAATTTCGGAACGCCAACGCGTAGAGGAAGAGTTGATTAATTACCGAAACGACCTGGAAGCGCTGGTGGAAAGCAGGACGCAGAATCTGATGGAAACCAATGCACAACTCAAAGATGAAGTGCAGGAAAGAAAACTCGCTGAGGACCGAT
This genomic interval carries:
- a CDS encoding SAM-dependent methyltransferase; the encoded protein is MDIEQNAQGYRYSIEPFLLANFIHLEPGFEVLDIGTGCGVIPLLLMTREPQLQIIAVEIQKSLNDLARQNVAKNGLLNHIQVIHGNFSQVAETLGNDVFDLVISNPPYRKRNTGRTNPNEEKAIARHELLLNLHSILKDSACLLKAGGKIALTYPPHRLSEVLSEMKNHELFPSRLRFIHGSRGTDAKIFLVEGIKGCQTNCSVEPPLYVYKENNSFTEEMEHIYDSFDHTDRSDDIGEKRCGSGVG